The following are encoded together in the Bacillus cereus group sp. RP43 genome:
- the prmC gene encoding peptide chain release factor N(5)-glutamine methyltransferase, with protein MRVYEALKWASSFLQENGRDENAGEIVLCHVLKTNRTGMLMNMREEITAEQEKSFAEFIHKHVEGIPIQYMLGYEMFYGRSFFVNEEVLIPRPETEELIVGVLERIERHFGNEELHIADIGTGSGAISITLALENKNLHVYTVDIAQESIEVAKENAKTLGADVTFYHGDLLSPFYETGQKLDVVVSNPPYIPEEDWRGLSTVVKEHEPKRALVGGEDGLDFYRRFMEELPNVLQKKAIVAFEIGVGQGEDVKALLQQTFPHAQVEVVFDINGKDRMVFAEME; from the coding sequence TTTTTTACAGGAAAATGGACGAGATGAAAATGCGGGAGAAATTGTCCTTTGTCATGTATTAAAGACGAACAGAACCGGAATGCTCATGAATATGCGTGAAGAAATAACTGCGGAACAAGAGAAAAGTTTTGCAGAATTTATCCACAAGCACGTAGAAGGTATTCCTATCCAATATATGCTCGGTTATGAAATGTTTTATGGCCGATCATTCTTTGTAAATGAAGAGGTATTGATACCAAGACCGGAAACAGAGGAACTTATAGTTGGAGTGCTAGAGAGAATTGAGCGCCATTTCGGTAATGAGGAGCTTCACATAGCGGATATTGGAACAGGTAGTGGAGCGATTTCTATTACGCTCGCTTTAGAAAATAAAAATCTTCATGTGTATACAGTAGATATCGCACAGGAGTCGATTGAAGTTGCAAAAGAAAATGCAAAAACTTTAGGGGCGGATGTAACTTTCTATCACGGCGATTTACTGTCTCCGTTTTATGAAACAGGTCAAAAGTTAGATGTTGTGGTTTCAAATCCTCCGTACATACCAGAGGAAGATTGGCGTGGTCTTTCTACTGTTGTGAAGGAGCATGAGCCGAAGCGTGCGCTTGTTGGTGGGGAAGATGGACTAGATTTCTATCGTCGTTTTATGGAGGAATTGCCGAATGTATTACAGAAAAAGGCGATTGTGGCGTTTGAAATTGGTGTAGGGCAAGGTGAAGATGTGAAAGCATTATTACAGCAAACTTTCCCGCACGCTCAAGTTGAAGTTGTATTTGATATTAATGGAAAAGATCGCATGGTATTTGCAGAGATGGAGTAA
- the spoIIR gene encoding stage II sporulation protein R — protein MKKQVIAYFLLLLIGAQLLVQFGYMKADAKGPTVIPKEAVRLRILANSDSDKDQALKRKVRDEVKAQIDGWVADLTSFEEAQKVIQNHIPEIEKTVANTLKREGSKEAFQVKFGKNVKFPTKVYGNFIYPAGEYEAVLITIGKGEGANWWCVLFPPMCFLDFSSGTAVRKEEHVVKAESPEEEQVKQSDEEVEGVPEKKEDKVKETKVVKPEKAEKVTVPEKKVVKNETQVEEQPVKKVETKSVEKVEKSVEQKQEKQNEYVKVEEEEEKPEVKLFIVEAFAALFSK, from the coding sequence ATGAAAAAACAAGTTATTGCTTACTTTCTTTTATTATTAATTGGTGCACAGTTACTTGTGCAGTTTGGATATATGAAAGCTGATGCAAAAGGGCCTACGGTTATTCCGAAAGAGGCCGTTCGATTACGTATTTTAGCTAATAGTGATTCTGATAAAGATCAGGCATTAAAACGTAAAGTACGTGATGAAGTGAAAGCGCAAATTGATGGATGGGTAGCGGATTTAACGTCATTTGAAGAAGCTCAAAAAGTAATTCAAAATCATATTCCTGAAATTGAAAAGACAGTGGCGAATACGCTGAAAAGAGAAGGAAGTAAAGAGGCGTTTCAAGTGAAATTCGGTAAGAATGTGAAGTTTCCTACAAAGGTATATGGGAATTTTATTTATCCGGCAGGAGAATATGAAGCGGTACTTATTACAATTGGAAAAGGTGAAGGTGCAAACTGGTGGTGTGTGTTATTTCCGCCGATGTGTTTCTTAGATTTTTCAAGTGGTACAGCTGTAAGGAAAGAAGAACATGTTGTGAAAGCTGAATCTCCTGAAGAAGAGCAGGTGAAACAATCAGATGAGGAAGTAGAGGGTGTACCGGAGAAGAAAGAGGATAAGGTGAAAGAAACGAAAGTAGTGAAGCCGGAAAAAGCTGAAAAAGTAACAGTACCCGAAAAGAAAGTAGTGAAAAATGAAACACAAGTAGAAGAACAGCCTGTAAAAAAAGTAGAAACAAAATCTGTGGAAAAAGTGGAGAAATCTGTGGAGCAAAAACAAGAAAAGCAAAATGAGTATGTAAAAGTAGAAGAGGAAGAAGAAAAACCAGAGGTTAAATTATTTATCGTCGAAGCTTTTGCAGCTTTATTCTCTAAATAG